One stretch of Maridesulfovibrio ferrireducens DNA includes these proteins:
- a CDS encoding efflux RND transporter periplasmic adaptor subunit, producing MNKVILTVLCLSFLVVAGCKTKQGSVEEIIRPVKIMQVGESLSDRQWTFSGTAEDALESELSFRVGGKIISFPGDQIGRKFSAGDVVAQLDPADYELEVNQIEAQLEQVRANFTRAKADVDRVAQLYDRKVISKSELDQAVADFKSQEAHLNATAKMLDIARKKLKYTVLIAPFDGWVSKVNVNIHQNVQSGQGVIVFNAGRQMKMSILLPDTLISQVSEGEDVEVTFDALPGKVMKGIVMEVGIGANQRASFPVKVYLNNSDKLLRSGMSGDVNFAGRTGSSHIFVPPSAVVGNPDGSNHVWVVENSTIVKLRKVDIGSLSPIGVQIKEGLKAGETVVTRGVHSLKDGMKVKTVGDLS from the coding sequence ATGAATAAAGTAATACTTACAGTCTTGTGTTTGAGTTTTTTAGTTGTTGCCGGATGCAAGACTAAGCAGGGATCTGTCGAGGAAATTATACGCCCTGTAAAAATAATGCAGGTAGGAGAATCTCTTTCCGACAGGCAATGGACCTTTTCCGGTACTGCGGAAGATGCTCTTGAATCGGAACTTTCATTTCGTGTAGGCGGAAAAATTATATCTTTTCCCGGTGACCAGATCGGCAGAAAATTCAGCGCCGGTGATGTTGTCGCTCAGCTTGACCCCGCTGACTATGAGCTGGAAGTTAATCAGATAGAAGCTCAGCTTGAACAGGTCCGTGCAAATTTTACCCGCGCAAAAGCCGATGTGGACAGAGTTGCTCAGCTTTATGACCGTAAGGTAATATCTAAGAGTGAGCTGGATCAGGCCGTTGCTGACTTTAAATCTCAGGAAGCTCATCTGAATGCCACGGCAAAGATGCTCGATATCGCCCGTAAAAAACTTAAATATACAGTTCTTATAGCTCCTTTTGATGGTTGGGTAAGCAAGGTAAATGTTAATATTCATCAAAATGTTCAATCTGGACAGGGTGTAATTGTTTTTAACGCAGGGCGGCAGATGAAGATGAGTATATTACTTCCTGATACTTTGATTTCGCAAGTCAGCGAAGGGGAAGATGTGGAAGTTACTTTTGATGCGCTGCCCGGAAAAGTTATGAAAGGCATTGTCATGGAGGTCGGTATCGGAGCTAATCAGAGGGCTTCTTTTCCGGTTAAGGTTTACCTGAATAACTCTGATAAACTTCTCCGTAGCGGGATGTCAGGGGATGTCAATTTTGCCGGGCGCACAGGAAGCAGTCATATATTTGTTCCACCGTCAGCTGTTGTAGGTAATCCAGATGGCAGCAACCATGTCTGGGTTGTTGAAAATAGTACTATTGTGAAGTTGCGCAAGGTTGATATCGGTTCATTGTCTCCTATAGGTGTTCAGATAAAAGAAGGCTTAAAGGCCGGTGAGACTGTTGTGACGCGTGGAGTTCATTCTCTTAAGGATGGCATGAAGGTTAAAACAGTCGGAGATCTTTCGTGA